One genomic window of Coffea eugenioides isolate CCC68of chromosome 1, Ceug_1.0, whole genome shotgun sequence includes the following:
- the LOC113769494 gene encoding cinnamoyl-CoA reductase 1-like encodes MQKTVCVTGASGFIASWLVKFLLHRGYIVKASVRDLNDAKKVAHLLALDGASERLQLFKANLLEEGSFDAAIDGCDGVFHIASPFHDPRNDPQAELIDKGTLNVLKSCAKSPSVKRVILTSSFASVGFNGKPLTPDVVVDETWWTLPDFCKETKSWYILAKTLAEDEAWKFVKENDIDMVAINPAMVIGPLLQPTLNTSGAVILNLINGMDFYIKRKQTKSLELALLVGSAYLSALVFRRWMTWSFHIWSLARVSSVCKCGSRCKTFPNSTFPWVDVKDVANAHILAFENPLASGRYCLVEQVAHYSKVMKILHELYPSLKLPVKCADDKPFVPEYQASKEKAKSLGIEFTPFEQSIKETVESLKEKIFLDASVAL; translated from the exons ATGCAGAAGACAGTGTGTGTAACAGGGGCTTCCGGCTTCATAGCATCATGGCTTGTCAAGTTCTTGCTCCACCGTGGTTACATTGTCAAGGCATCTGTCCGTGACCTCA ATGATGCAAAGAAAGTGGCACACCTGCTTGCACTTGATGGAGCGTCAGAGAGACTTCAGTTGTTCAAAGCAAACCTACTGGAAGAAGGTTCCTTTGATGCTGCAATTGATGGGTGTGATGGTGTTTTCCATATAGCATCTCCTTTCCATGACCCACGCAACGATCCTCAG GCTGAATTGATTGATAAAGGGACTCTGAATGTACTTAAATCATGTGCAAAATCACCATCTGTTAAAAGAGTGATTTTGACCTCCTCTTTTGCTTCAGTTGGCTTCAATGGAAAGCCTCTTACTCCTGACGTGGTGGTTGATGAGACTTGGTGGACTCTTCCAGATTTCTGCAAAGAAACCAAG TCATGGTACATTCTTGCGAAGACATTGGCTGAGGATGAAGCCTGGAAGTTTGTAAAAGAGAATGACATAGACATGGTTGCAATAAACCCAGCCATGGTGATCGGACCTCTGTTACAGCCAACACTTAACACCAGTGGTGCTGTAATATTGAACCTAATAAATGGTATGGATTTTTACATAAAGAGAAAGCAAACCAAATCTCTGGAACTTGCTCTTTTGGTTGGATCTGCTTA TTTATCGGCTTTAG TTTTCAGAAGGTGGATGACATGGTCATTTCACATTTGGAGTTTGGCCAGAGTCTCGTCTGTTTGCAAGTGCGGCAGCAG GTGCAAAACATTTCCAAATTCAACATTTCCCTGGGTTGATGTGAAAGATGTTGCTAATGCACATATACTAGCttttgaaaatccattggctaGTGGAAGATACTGCCTGGTTGAACAAGTGGCACACTACTCCAAAGTTATGAAGATCTTGCATGAACTTTATCCTTCCTTAAAGCTTCCAGTAAA GTGTGCCGATGACAAGCCATTTGTGCCAGAGTATCAGGCCTCCAAGGAAAAGGCAAAGAGCTTAGGAATTGAATTCACTCCCTTTGAACAAAGCATCAAGGAAACAGTTGAAAGCTTGAAGGAGAAGATATTTTTGGACGCTTCAGTTGCACTGTGA